In Juglans regia cultivar Chandler chromosome 5, Walnut 2.0, whole genome shotgun sequence, the following are encoded in one genomic region:
- the LOC109017847 gene encoding protein RBL isoform X3 yields MNAPIIDPLQGDFPEVIEEYLEHGVMKCIAFNRRGTLLAAGCSDGNCIIWDFETRGIAKELRDKDCIAAITSVCWSKYGHRILVSAADKSLTLWDVVSGERLTRTTLQQTPLQARLNPGSSTPSLCLACPLSSAPMIVDLNTGSTTMLPVSIPDTGNGTVPQSRNKFSDGTPPFTPTAACFNKYGDLIYVGNSKGEILIIDHRTVQVQAMVPVSGSAVVKNIVFSRNGQYLLTNSNDRTIRIYENLLPFKDGLVALDDLDKTLNELDGVEKLKAVGSKCLTLFREFQDSITKMHWKAPCFSGDGEWVIGGSASKGEHKIYIWDRAGHLVKILEGPKEALIDLAWHPVHPIVVSVSLTGFVYIWAKDYTENWSAFAPDFKELEENEEYVEREDEFDLVPETEKVKESDVNEDDEVDILTLEKNSAFSDSDMSQEELCFLPAIPSPDVPERQDKCVESSSKLVDSNQSGSPLSEEAEPNGHTTNHASSPPEAEDAGGSRMKRKRKPSEKGLELQAEKVRKPKSSGRLSKVKNKSVVDQDNGNGFHGDDVSD; encoded by the exons CTGGATGCTCTGATGGGAACTGCATTATCTGGGATTTTGAAACCAGGGGCATTGCCAAGGAGCTCCGAGATAAAGACTGTATTGCTGCCATAACAAGTGTCTGTTGGTCAAAGTATGGCCATCGTATCCTTGTATCTGCTGCTGACAAGTCATTAACACTTTGGGATGTTGTCAGTGGCGAGAGGCTTACACGCACAACTCTGCAGCAAACCCCTTTACAAGCTCGTCTAAATCCAGGCTCCTCTACTCCATCTCTCTGCCTGGCATGTCCTCTCTCATCTGCTCCCATGATAGTTGATTTAAACACAGGAAGCACTACTATGCTTCCGGTCTCAATCCCTGACACAGGCAATGGAACTGTCCCTCAGTCACGCAATAAATTCTCAGATGGAACTCCCCCTTTCACTCCAACTGCTGCTTGCTTTAACAAGTATGGGGATCTTATTTATGTGGGGAACTCCAAAGGGGAAATTCTTATAATAGACCATAGGACTGTCCAAGTGCAAGCCATGGTTCCAGTTAGTGGCAGTGCTGTGGTCAAGAACATAGTATTCAGCAGGAATGGGCAGTATCTGCTTACAAATTCGAATGATCGTACCATTAGAATCTATGAGAATCTCCTCCCCTTCAAAGATGGGCTCGTAGCCCTTGATGACTTGGACAAGACACTTAATGAGCTAGATGGTGTTGAGAAGTTGAAGGCTGTTGGATCGAAGTGTCTAACACTTTTTCGGGAGTTTCAAGATTCTATCACAAAGATGCATTGGAAAGCACCTTGCTTTAGTGGTGATGGTGAGTGGGTAATTGGTGGTTCTGCAAGCAAAGGAGAGCACAAGATTTACATATGGGATAGGGCTGGGCATCTTGTGAAAATCCTTGAAGGTCCAAAGGAAGCCTTGATTGACTTAGCATGGCATCCTGTTCACCCCATTGTTGTGTCTGTTTCCCTGACTGGTTTCGTTTATATTTGGGCTAAAGATTATACGGAGAACTGGAGTGCATTTGCTCCTGATTTCAAAGAGCTAGAGGAAAATGAGGAGTATGTAGAACGAGAAGATGAATTTGATCTGGTTCCTGAAACCGAAAAG GTTAAAGAATCAGATGttaatgaagatgatgaagttGATATACTGACGCTGGAGAAGAATTCAGCTTTCAGTGATTCAGACATGTCCCAAGAAGAACTGTGCTTCTTGCCAGCTATTCCTTCTCCTGACGTGCCTGAGCGGCAAGACAAGTGTGTTGAAAGTTCATCGAAGTTAGTGGATAGTAACCAGTCTGGATCCCCTCTTTCAGAAGAGGCCGAACCAAATGGGCACACAACAAACCATGCATCAAGTCCGCCTGAAG CAGAGGATGCAGGAGGATCACGCATGAAAAGAAAGCGGAAGCCTTCAGAGAAAGGGTTGGAGTTGCAGGCAGAGAAGGTCAGGAAACCTAAATCTTCCGGTAGATTgtcaaaagttaaaaataaatctgtGGTTGATCAAGATAATGGCAATGGCTTTCATGGGGATGATGTCTCAGATTAG
- the LOC109017847 gene encoding protein RBL isoform X4, which produces MNAPIIDPLQGDFPEVIEEYLEHGVMKCIAFNRRGTLLAAGCSDGNCIIWDFETRGIAKELRDKDCIAAITSVCWSKYGHRILVSAADKSLTLWDVVSGERLTRTTLQQTPLQARLNPGSSTPSLCLACPLSSAPMIVDLNTGSTTMLPVSIPDTGNGTVPQSRNKFSDGTPPFTPTAACFNKYGDLIYVGNSKGEILIIDHRTVQVQAMVPVSGSAVVKNIVFSRNGQYLLTNSNDRTIRIYENLLPFKDGLVALDDLDKTLNELDGVEKLKAVGSKCLTLFREFQDSITKMHWKAPCFSGDGEWVIGGSASKGEHKIYIWDRAGHLVKILEGPKEALIDLAWHPVHPIVVSVSLTGFVYIWAKDYTENWSAFAPDFKELEENEEYVEREDEFDLVPETEKVKESDVNEDDEVDILTLEKNSAFSDSDMSQEELCFLPAIPSPDVPERQDKCVESSSKLVDSNQSGSPLSEEAEPNGHTTNHASSPPEEDAGGSRMKRKRKPSEKGLELQAEKVRKPKSSGRLSKVKNKSVVDQDNGNGFHGDDVSD; this is translated from the exons CTGGATGCTCTGATGGGAACTGCATTATCTGGGATTTTGAAACCAGGGGCATTGCCAAGGAGCTCCGAGATAAAGACTGTATTGCTGCCATAACAAGTGTCTGTTGGTCAAAGTATGGCCATCGTATCCTTGTATCTGCTGCTGACAAGTCATTAACACTTTGGGATGTTGTCAGTGGCGAGAGGCTTACACGCACAACTCTGCAGCAAACCCCTTTACAAGCTCGTCTAAATCCAGGCTCCTCTACTCCATCTCTCTGCCTGGCATGTCCTCTCTCATCTGCTCCCATGATAGTTGATTTAAACACAGGAAGCACTACTATGCTTCCGGTCTCAATCCCTGACACAGGCAATGGAACTGTCCCTCAGTCACGCAATAAATTCTCAGATGGAACTCCCCCTTTCACTCCAACTGCTGCTTGCTTTAACAAGTATGGGGATCTTATTTATGTGGGGAACTCCAAAGGGGAAATTCTTATAATAGACCATAGGACTGTCCAAGTGCAAGCCATGGTTCCAGTTAGTGGCAGTGCTGTGGTCAAGAACATAGTATTCAGCAGGAATGGGCAGTATCTGCTTACAAATTCGAATGATCGTACCATTAGAATCTATGAGAATCTCCTCCCCTTCAAAGATGGGCTCGTAGCCCTTGATGACTTGGACAAGACACTTAATGAGCTAGATGGTGTTGAGAAGTTGAAGGCTGTTGGATCGAAGTGTCTAACACTTTTTCGGGAGTTTCAAGATTCTATCACAAAGATGCATTGGAAAGCACCTTGCTTTAGTGGTGATGGTGAGTGGGTAATTGGTGGTTCTGCAAGCAAAGGAGAGCACAAGATTTACATATGGGATAGGGCTGGGCATCTTGTGAAAATCCTTGAAGGTCCAAAGGAAGCCTTGATTGACTTAGCATGGCATCCTGTTCACCCCATTGTTGTGTCTGTTTCCCTGACTGGTTTCGTTTATATTTGGGCTAAAGATTATACGGAGAACTGGAGTGCATTTGCTCCTGATTTCAAAGAGCTAGAGGAAAATGAGGAGTATGTAGAACGAGAAGATGAATTTGATCTGGTTCCTGAAACCGAAAAG GTTAAAGAATCAGATGttaatgaagatgatgaagttGATATACTGACGCTGGAGAAGAATTCAGCTTTCAGTGATTCAGACATGTCCCAAGAAGAACTGTGCTTCTTGCCAGCTATTCCTTCTCCTGACGTGCCTGAGCGGCAAGACAAGTGTGTTGAAAGTTCATCGAAGTTAGTGGATAGTAACCAGTCTGGATCCCCTCTTTCAGAAGAGGCCGAACCAAATGGGCACACAACAAACCATGCATCAAGTCCGCCTGAAG AGGATGCAGGAGGATCACGCATGAAAAGAAAGCGGAAGCCTTCAGAGAAAGGGTTGGAGTTGCAGGCAGAGAAGGTCAGGAAACCTAAATCTTCCGGTAGATTgtcaaaagttaaaaataaatctgtGGTTGATCAAGATAATGGCAATGGCTTTCATGGGGATGATGTCTCAGATTAG
- the LOC109017847 gene encoding protein RBL isoform X1 → MNAPIIDPLQGDFPEVIEEYLEHGVMKCIAFNRRGTLLAAGCSDGNCIIWDFETRGIAKELRDKDCIAAITSVCWSKYGHRILVSAADKSLTLWDVVSGERLTRTTLQQTPLQARLNPGSSTPSLCLACPLSSAPMIVDLNTGSTTMLPVSIPDTGNGTVPQSRNKFSDGTPPFTPTAACFNKYGDLIYVGNSKGEILIIDHRTVQVQAMVPVSGSAVVKNIVFSRNGQYLLTNSNDRTIRIYENLLPFKDGLVALDDLDKTLNELDGVEKLKAVGSKCLTLFREFQDSITKMHWKAPCFSGDGEWVIGGSASKGEHKIYIWDRAGHLVKILEGPKEALIDLAWHPVHPIVVSVSLTGFVYIWAKDYTENWSAFAPDFKELEENEEYVEREDEFDLVPETEKVKESDVNEDDEVDILTLEKNSAFSDSDMSQEELCFLPAIPSPDVPERQDKCVESSSKLVDSNQSGSPLSEEAEPNGHTTNHASSPPEVVDNSAAEDAGGSRMKRKRKPSEKGLELQAEKVRKPKSSGRLSKVKNKSVVDQDNGNGFHGDDVSD, encoded by the exons CTGGATGCTCTGATGGGAACTGCATTATCTGGGATTTTGAAACCAGGGGCATTGCCAAGGAGCTCCGAGATAAAGACTGTATTGCTGCCATAACAAGTGTCTGTTGGTCAAAGTATGGCCATCGTATCCTTGTATCTGCTGCTGACAAGTCATTAACACTTTGGGATGTTGTCAGTGGCGAGAGGCTTACACGCACAACTCTGCAGCAAACCCCTTTACAAGCTCGTCTAAATCCAGGCTCCTCTACTCCATCTCTCTGCCTGGCATGTCCTCTCTCATCTGCTCCCATGATAGTTGATTTAAACACAGGAAGCACTACTATGCTTCCGGTCTCAATCCCTGACACAGGCAATGGAACTGTCCCTCAGTCACGCAATAAATTCTCAGATGGAACTCCCCCTTTCACTCCAACTGCTGCTTGCTTTAACAAGTATGGGGATCTTATTTATGTGGGGAACTCCAAAGGGGAAATTCTTATAATAGACCATAGGACTGTCCAAGTGCAAGCCATGGTTCCAGTTAGTGGCAGTGCTGTGGTCAAGAACATAGTATTCAGCAGGAATGGGCAGTATCTGCTTACAAATTCGAATGATCGTACCATTAGAATCTATGAGAATCTCCTCCCCTTCAAAGATGGGCTCGTAGCCCTTGATGACTTGGACAAGACACTTAATGAGCTAGATGGTGTTGAGAAGTTGAAGGCTGTTGGATCGAAGTGTCTAACACTTTTTCGGGAGTTTCAAGATTCTATCACAAAGATGCATTGGAAAGCACCTTGCTTTAGTGGTGATGGTGAGTGGGTAATTGGTGGTTCTGCAAGCAAAGGAGAGCACAAGATTTACATATGGGATAGGGCTGGGCATCTTGTGAAAATCCTTGAAGGTCCAAAGGAAGCCTTGATTGACTTAGCATGGCATCCTGTTCACCCCATTGTTGTGTCTGTTTCCCTGACTGGTTTCGTTTATATTTGGGCTAAAGATTATACGGAGAACTGGAGTGCATTTGCTCCTGATTTCAAAGAGCTAGAGGAAAATGAGGAGTATGTAGAACGAGAAGATGAATTTGATCTGGTTCCTGAAACCGAAAAG GTTAAAGAATCAGATGttaatgaagatgatgaagttGATATACTGACGCTGGAGAAGAATTCAGCTTTCAGTGATTCAGACATGTCCCAAGAAGAACTGTGCTTCTTGCCAGCTATTCCTTCTCCTGACGTGCCTGAGCGGCAAGACAAGTGTGTTGAAAGTTCATCGAAGTTAGTGGATAGTAACCAGTCTGGATCCCCTCTTTCAGAAGAGGCCGAACCAAATGGGCACACAACAAACCATGCATCAAGTCCGCCTGAAG TTGTAGATAATTCTGCAGCAGAGGATGCAGGAGGATCACGCATGAAAAGAAAGCGGAAGCCTTCAGAGAAAGGGTTGGAGTTGCAGGCAGAGAAGGTCAGGAAACCTAAATCTTCCGGTAGATTgtcaaaagttaaaaataaatctgtGGTTGATCAAGATAATGGCAATGGCTTTCATGGGGATGATGTCTCAGATTAG
- the LOC109017847 gene encoding protein RBL isoform X2, which yields MNAPIIDPLQGDFPEVIEEYLEHGVMKCIAFNRRGTLLAAGCSDGNCIIWDFETRGIAKELRDKDCIAAITSVCWSKYGHRILVSAADKSLTLWDVVSGERLTRTTLQQTPLQARLNPGSSTPSLCLACPLSSAPMIVDLNTGSTTMLPVSIPDTGNGTVPQSRNKFSDGTPPFTPTAACFNKYGDLIYVGNSKGEILIIDHRTVQVQAMVPVSGSAVVKNIVFSRNGQYLLTNSNDRTIRIYENLLPFKDGLVALDDLDKTLNELDGVEKLKAVGSKCLTLFREFQDSITKMHWKAPCFSGDGEWVIGGSASKGEHKIYIWDRAGHLVKILEGPKEALIDLAWHPVHPIVVSVSLTGFVYIWAKDYTENWSAFAPDFKELEENEEYVEREDEFDLVPETEKVKESDVNEDDEVDILTLEKNSAFSDSDMSQEELCFLPAIPSPDVPERQDKCVESSSKLVDSNQSGSPLSEEAEPNGHTTNHASSPPEDNSAAEDAGGSRMKRKRKPSEKGLELQAEKVRKPKSSGRLSKVKNKSVVDQDNGNGFHGDDVSD from the exons CTGGATGCTCTGATGGGAACTGCATTATCTGGGATTTTGAAACCAGGGGCATTGCCAAGGAGCTCCGAGATAAAGACTGTATTGCTGCCATAACAAGTGTCTGTTGGTCAAAGTATGGCCATCGTATCCTTGTATCTGCTGCTGACAAGTCATTAACACTTTGGGATGTTGTCAGTGGCGAGAGGCTTACACGCACAACTCTGCAGCAAACCCCTTTACAAGCTCGTCTAAATCCAGGCTCCTCTACTCCATCTCTCTGCCTGGCATGTCCTCTCTCATCTGCTCCCATGATAGTTGATTTAAACACAGGAAGCACTACTATGCTTCCGGTCTCAATCCCTGACACAGGCAATGGAACTGTCCCTCAGTCACGCAATAAATTCTCAGATGGAACTCCCCCTTTCACTCCAACTGCTGCTTGCTTTAACAAGTATGGGGATCTTATTTATGTGGGGAACTCCAAAGGGGAAATTCTTATAATAGACCATAGGACTGTCCAAGTGCAAGCCATGGTTCCAGTTAGTGGCAGTGCTGTGGTCAAGAACATAGTATTCAGCAGGAATGGGCAGTATCTGCTTACAAATTCGAATGATCGTACCATTAGAATCTATGAGAATCTCCTCCCCTTCAAAGATGGGCTCGTAGCCCTTGATGACTTGGACAAGACACTTAATGAGCTAGATGGTGTTGAGAAGTTGAAGGCTGTTGGATCGAAGTGTCTAACACTTTTTCGGGAGTTTCAAGATTCTATCACAAAGATGCATTGGAAAGCACCTTGCTTTAGTGGTGATGGTGAGTGGGTAATTGGTGGTTCTGCAAGCAAAGGAGAGCACAAGATTTACATATGGGATAGGGCTGGGCATCTTGTGAAAATCCTTGAAGGTCCAAAGGAAGCCTTGATTGACTTAGCATGGCATCCTGTTCACCCCATTGTTGTGTCTGTTTCCCTGACTGGTTTCGTTTATATTTGGGCTAAAGATTATACGGAGAACTGGAGTGCATTTGCTCCTGATTTCAAAGAGCTAGAGGAAAATGAGGAGTATGTAGAACGAGAAGATGAATTTGATCTGGTTCCTGAAACCGAAAAG GTTAAAGAATCAGATGttaatgaagatgatgaagttGATATACTGACGCTGGAGAAGAATTCAGCTTTCAGTGATTCAGACATGTCCCAAGAAGAACTGTGCTTCTTGCCAGCTATTCCTTCTCCTGACGTGCCTGAGCGGCAAGACAAGTGTGTTGAAAGTTCATCGAAGTTAGTGGATAGTAACCAGTCTGGATCCCCTCTTTCAGAAGAGGCCGAACCAAATGGGCACACAACAAACCATGCATCAAGTCCGCCTGAAG ATAATTCTGCAGCAGAGGATGCAGGAGGATCACGCATGAAAAGAAAGCGGAAGCCTTCAGAGAAAGGGTTGGAGTTGCAGGCAGAGAAGGTCAGGAAACCTAAATCTTCCGGTAGATTgtcaaaagttaaaaataaatctgtGGTTGATCAAGATAATGGCAATGGCTTTCATGGGGATGATGTCTCAGATTAG